The Lacipirellula parvula genome window below encodes:
- a CDS encoding chemotaxis protein CheD: MDTSPSASLPQRSIIVGDVFASDQPALVATVLGSCIAACMYDPVSQIGGMNHFMLPEANRETTSAAFGIHAMELLINKIMRLGGDRRRLQAKVFGGANVLALQGAELQIGQRNVAFVRQFLADEGITLAAQRVGGNQGVKVCFYTATGRALVKPLPNRLLDETLQQEVQYLRQTKTKTAAAPAADAVTLF; encoded by the coding sequence GTGGATACATCGCCTTCCGCTTCGCTCCCGCAGCGCTCGATCATCGTCGGCGATGTTTTCGCCAGCGACCAACCGGCGCTCGTCGCGACGGTGCTCGGATCGTGCATCGCAGCCTGCATGTACGATCCGGTGAGCCAGATCGGCGGCATGAATCATTTCATGCTCCCCGAGGCGAATCGCGAGACGACGAGCGCGGCGTTCGGCATCCACGCGATGGAACTACTGATCAACAAGATCATGCGGCTTGGCGGCGATCGTCGCCGACTTCAGGCGAAGGTCTTCGGCGGCGCCAACGTGCTGGCTCTGCAGGGCGCCGAACTGCAGATCGGACAGCGGAACGTCGCCTTCGTTCGCCAGTTCTTGGCCGACGAAGGCATCACGCTCGCTGCGCAGCGCGTCGGCGGCAACCAGGGGGTGAAGGTTTGCTTCTACACGGCGACCGGTCGGGCGCTCGTGAAGCCGCTCCCGAATCGTTTGCTCGACGAAACACTGCAACAAGAAGTGCAATACTTGCGGCAGACCAAGACAAAAACCGCCGCCGCACCGGCCGCCGACGCCGTTACCTTGTTCTAG
- a CDS encoding protein-glutamate methylesterase/protein-glutamine glutaminase produces the protein MAKIKVLVVDDSALMRQLLTKILTHDPEIEVVGAAADPLIAYRKIQELSPDVLTLDVEMPKMDGLTFLSKLMAVRPMPVVMVSSLTARGAETTLKALELGAFDFVTKPSIDVTNGTAQISEDIITKVRAAATSRIRRRATGPVLAGPPLTIKAPKGLAEATDKVIAIGASTGGTEALARVLPALPGDTPGTVVVQHMPKAFTSAFAQRLNGLCRMRVKEAENGDRIIRGTVLVAPGDYHMEVVRQGAAYYVKLNQQPQVNGFRPSVDVLFHSCANQLGPHATAAILTGMGRDGAAGMLAMRAVGSYTVAQDEESCVVFGMPKEAIACGGAVRVVSLERIAGELIAGVSGMRSGDVRESTNSSRR, from the coding sequence ATGGCGAAGATCAAGGTACTGGTTGTCGACGATTCGGCGCTGATGCGCCAGTTGTTGACGAAGATTCTGACGCACGACCCAGAAATCGAAGTCGTCGGCGCCGCCGCCGATCCGCTGATCGCGTATCGCAAGATTCAAGAGCTGTCGCCTGACGTGCTGACGCTCGACGTCGAAATGCCGAAGATGGACGGCCTCACCTTCCTCTCGAAGCTGATGGCCGTACGGCCGATGCCGGTCGTGATGGTTTCGTCGCTGACGGCCCGCGGGGCGGAGACCACGCTTAAGGCACTCGAACTCGGAGCCTTCGACTTCGTAACGAAGCCGTCGATCGACGTGACGAACGGCACCGCTCAGATCAGCGAAGACATCATCACGAAAGTTCGCGCAGCCGCGACGTCGCGCATCCGCCGCCGTGCGACGGGACCTGTCCTGGCTGGTCCGCCGCTGACGATCAAAGCGCCGAAGGGACTCGCCGAAGCGACCGACAAAGTGATCGCGATCGGTGCGTCGACGGGCGGCACCGAAGCGCTTGCCCGCGTGCTACCGGCTTTACCTGGCGATACGCCAGGGACTGTCGTCGTTCAGCACATGCCGAAAGCGTTTACCAGCGCGTTCGCACAGCGTCTGAACGGACTCTGCCGCATGCGGGTGAAAGAAGCTGAGAACGGCGACCGCATCATCCGCGGTACCGTACTCGTGGCGCCCGGCGACTATCACATGGAAGTCGTCCGCCAAGGCGCCGCGTATTACGTCAAACTCAATCAGCAGCCGCAGGTGAACGGCTTTCGGCCTTCGGTCGACGTGCTGTTCCATTCGTGTGCGAACCAACTTGGCCCGCATGCGACGGCGGCGATTCTGACCGGCATGGGCCGCGACGGGGCCGCCGGCATGCTCGCCATGCGGGCCGTCGGCTCGTATACCGTCGCTCAGGACGAAGAATCGTGCGTCGTCTTCGGCATGCCGAAGGAAGCGATTGCCTGCGGCGGTGCGGTGCGGGTTGTATCGCTTGAGCGGATTGCCGGTGAATTGATAGCTGGGGTTTCGGGAATGCGTAGCGGCGACGTACGAGAATCCACAAATTCATCGCGCCGGTGA
- a CDS encoding PmoA family protein, translating to MITLRAEHARAAEAPAADKTQPVVASLSADRATITVAGEPFAVYQFHSGHQPVVWPIVGPAGEAMTRQYPFDAKLPTEQDDHPHHRSLWFNHGSVNGLDFWMEPEAGDKGPQIVQRTIVVQDDAADDASACLVTTNDWMNSGKKVCEDLRRICFSTDAEGRWIDFTVTVKASDGELLFGDTKEGSFGIRVPGEFDVDAKRGGQIRNSHGQVDGDAWGRSAEWVDYHGTIDGKPAGIVVFDMPDSFRHPTRWHVRTYGLFAANPFGNSDFPAGDSPQGEVRLAPGDELTLHYRVLFYSGKRTAEQIGAIYREITAKPTAP from the coding sequence TTGATAACACTGAGAGCAGAACATGCCCGCGCCGCCGAGGCGCCTGCTGCTGATAAGACGCAGCCAGTCGTCGCATCGCTCTCGGCCGACCGTGCGACGATCACCGTCGCGGGCGAACCGTTCGCCGTCTATCAATTTCATAGCGGTCATCAGCCGGTCGTCTGGCCGATTGTTGGTCCCGCCGGTGAGGCGATGACGCGGCAGTATCCGTTCGACGCGAAGTTGCCGACGGAGCAGGACGACCACCCGCATCATCGCTCGCTTTGGTTCAACCATGGATCGGTGAACGGGCTCGATTTCTGGATGGAGCCCGAAGCCGGCGACAAGGGGCCGCAAATTGTTCAGCGCACGATTGTGGTTCAGGACGATGCAGCCGACGATGCGAGCGCCTGCCTAGTCACGACCAACGACTGGATGAACTCCGGCAAGAAGGTATGCGAGGACCTACGCCGGATTTGCTTCAGCACGGATGCAGAGGGACGCTGGATCGATTTCACCGTTACCGTGAAGGCGAGCGACGGCGAGCTGCTGTTCGGCGATACGAAAGAAGGCTCGTTCGGCATTCGCGTTCCCGGCGAGTTCGACGTCGACGCCAAACGAGGCGGCCAGATTCGCAACTCGCACGGGCAAGTCGACGGCGATGCGTGGGGCCGCTCGGCCGAGTGGGTTGACTATCACGGGACGATCGACGGCAAGCCCGCCGGCATCGTCGTGTTTGACATGCCCGATAGCTTCCGCCATCCGACCCGCTGGCATGTGCGAACCTACGGCCTGTTCGCGGCGAATCCGTTCGGCAACAGCGACTTCCCCGCGGGCGACTCACCGCAGGGCGAGGTGCGACTCGCCCCGGGAGATGAGCTGACGCTTCACTACCGCGTGCTTTTCTACAGCGGCAAGCGAACAGCCGAGCAGATCGGCGCAATCTACCGCGAGATTACCGCCAAGCCAACGGCCCCTTAA
- a CDS encoding ThuA domain-containing protein, with translation MIGVANHAIAADAEKLKVLIIDGQNNHEWQKTTPLLDQMLQKSGRFVADVTTAPKSGEDMRSFHPKFADYDVVVSNYNGDRWPKETEADFVEYLRNGGGFVSVHAADNAFATWPEYNEAIGLGGWFGRDEKSGPYVYYKDDKLVRDDGPGRCGGHGKQHEFVVRTREAEHPIMKGIPERWLHAQDELYDTLRGPAKNMTVLATAYSDPETGGTGRDEPSLMVLDFGKGRVFHTTMGHADYSMDCVGFVTTLLRGTEWAATGEVTIDVPEDFPTAEKSSKRE, from the coding sequence GTGATTGGAGTTGCAAACCACGCGATCGCCGCCGATGCCGAGAAACTAAAAGTGCTGATCATCGACGGCCAAAACAATCACGAATGGCAGAAGACGACGCCGCTGCTCGATCAGATGCTGCAGAAGTCGGGCCGCTTCGTCGCCGATGTGACCACGGCGCCTAAGTCAGGCGAGGACATGAGGTCGTTCCACCCGAAATTCGCCGACTACGACGTCGTGGTGAGCAATTACAACGGCGACCGTTGGCCCAAGGAAACCGAAGCCGATTTCGTCGAGTACCTGAGGAACGGCGGCGGCTTCGTCAGCGTCCATGCCGCCGACAACGCATTCGCCACTTGGCCCGAGTACAACGAGGCGATCGGCCTCGGCGGCTGGTTCGGCCGCGATGAAAAGTCTGGTCCGTACGTCTACTACAAGGACGACAAGCTCGTCCGCGACGACGGCCCCGGCCGCTGCGGCGGGCACGGCAAACAACACGAGTTCGTCGTCCGTACCCGCGAGGCGGAGCATCCGATCATGAAGGGAATCCCCGAGCGTTGGCTTCATGCTCAGGACGAACTTTACGACACCCTCCGCGGCCCCGCCAAGAACATGACGGTCCTCGCCACCGCTTACTCCGATCCCGAAACCGGCGGCACCGGCCGCGATGAGCCGAGCCTGATGGTGCTCGACTTCGGCAAAGGCCGCGTCTTTCATACGACGATGGGGCACGCGGACTACTCGATGGATTGCGTCGGCTTTGTCACGACGCTTCTCCGCGGAACTGAGTGGGCCGCGACAGGCGAAGTAACGATTGATGTGCCGGAGGATTTCCCGACGGCCGAGAAGTCGAGCAAGCGGGAGTAA
- a CDS encoding chemotaxis protein CheA, translating into MNIDLEEFHAAFFEEVSEHLTGLEDGLLQLESRPEDEELIHGIFRAAHSIKGTGGALGFTEVAGFTHHVETVLDHMRQRQLSTTSERIELLLQATDALSCLIDSAKDGSSAPDNLDELIDSLRRQIDPDAAPGAAASCQQEDAIDGLILFDDEPVASPQAARATASGGEPQRSKGANNAESIRVSVAKVEELINLVGELVIANSMVQQAYASEEADAQSLQEAIAAMDLTTQQLQEQVMAVRLMPIANVFRRFPRIVRDLAGTLGKSVALEMSGEETELDKQVIEEVSDPLTHLIRNAVDHGLESSAQRIAVGKPAEGRIDLRAFHEGGNVVIEIADDGAGINAQRVRQKAIERGLIPADAALTDEESYKLIMLPGFSTAEKITDVSGRGVGMDVVKRNVEALNGSISISSTPGKGSCFRIRLPLTMAILDGLAMRLGTDVYVLPLLSVVESLRPEPKHIVRVAERGELLMVRGEALPLIYTHRLFNVTGHVTDPCDGLVVIVEHQGHKYGIVVDELIGQLQVVMKSLEANYERVEGVSGATILGDGRIAMIVDIAGLIRLAL; encoded by the coding sequence ATGAACATCGACTTAGAAGAATTCCACGCAGCGTTTTTTGAAGAAGTCTCCGAGCATTTGACCGGCTTGGAAGACGGCTTGCTGCAGCTGGAATCGCGGCCGGAAGATGAAGAGCTGATTCACGGCATCTTCCGGGCGGCCCATTCTATCAAGGGGACAGGCGGCGCCCTCGGGTTTACCGAGGTTGCCGGGTTTACGCATCATGTTGAAACCGTCCTCGACCACATGCGTCAGCGCCAGCTGTCGACGACCAGCGAGCGGATTGAGTTGTTGCTGCAGGCGACGGATGCGTTGTCGTGCCTGATTGACTCCGCGAAGGATGGCTCCTCTGCGCCGGATAACTTGGACGAGCTGATCGATTCGCTGCGTCGCCAGATTGACCCCGACGCGGCGCCAGGAGCGGCGGCGAGTTGCCAACAAGAAGATGCCATCGACGGACTGATCTTGTTTGACGACGAGCCGGTCGCCTCCCCGCAGGCGGCCCGCGCGACTGCTAGCGGCGGCGAACCTCAGCGCAGCAAAGGCGCCAACAACGCCGAATCGATTCGCGTCTCGGTCGCCAAGGTCGAGGAACTAATCAACCTGGTCGGCGAGTTGGTGATCGCCAACTCGATGGTCCAGCAGGCCTATGCTAGCGAAGAGGCTGATGCTCAGAGCCTGCAAGAAGCGATCGCGGCGATGGACCTCACCACGCAGCAATTGCAAGAGCAGGTGATGGCGGTGCGGCTGATGCCGATCGCCAACGTGTTCCGCCGCTTCCCGCGGATCGTACGCGATCTCGCCGGCACGCTGGGCAAGAGCGTCGCCCTTGAAATGTCGGGCGAGGAAACGGAACTCGACAAGCAAGTGATCGAGGAAGTCAGCGATCCGCTCACGCACCTCATTCGCAACGCCGTCGACCATGGCTTGGAGTCGTCGGCCCAACGTATCGCGGTCGGCAAGCCTGCCGAAGGACGCATCGACCTGCGAGCGTTTCACGAAGGCGGCAACGTCGTCATCGAGATTGCCGACGATGGCGCCGGCATCAATGCGCAGCGCGTCCGGCAGAAGGCGATCGAACGCGGTTTGATCCCCGCCGATGCAGCGCTGACCGACGAAGAATCGTACAAATTGATCATGCTGCCGGGCTTCTCCACCGCGGAGAAGATCACCGATGTCTCCGGCCGTGGCGTCGGCATGGACGTCGTGAAGCGAAACGTCGAAGCCCTCAATGGCTCGATTAGCATCAGCAGTACGCCTGGCAAAGGTTCGTGCTTCCGCATTCGCCTGCCGCTGACGATGGCGATCCTCGATGGTTTGGCGATGCGGCTTGGCACGGACGTTTACGTGCTGCCGTTGCTCAGCGTCGTCGAATCTCTCCGTCCCGAACCGAAGCATATCGTTCGCGTCGCGGAGCGCGGCGAACTGTTGATGGTTCGCGGCGAGGCGTTGCCGCTGATCTACACGCATCGGCTGTTCAACGTGACCGGCCATGTCACCGATCCGTGCGATGGACTAGTCGTCATCGTCGAGCACCAAGGCCATAAGTACGGCATCGTCGTCGACGAGCTGATCGGCCAACTGCAAGTCGTGATGAAGAGCCTGGAAGCGAACTACGAACGCGTCGAAGGCGTCTCAGGCGCCACGATTCTGGGCGACGGTCGCATCGCGATGATCGTCGACATTGCCGGCCTGATTCGCTTGGCCCTGTAG
- a CDS encoding CheR family methyltransferase, producing the protein MSVGIQTISEDDFQAFQHLIYTETGIALNDSKRCLLSSRLAKRLRALRLNDYIEYYDYILQRDPSGTEMQEMINCITTNKTDFLREPHHFDFLTSNIFPAVARKAATGGPRKLRIWCAASSNGHEPYSLAMTVREFSAFDASWDVKLLASDIDTNVLAHAEQGVFDAEDLAPVGDLRTRRYFDRGTGSFAGKVRAKRTLRDLLTFRQINLIEDSWQINAKFDVIFCRNVMIYFDLPTQRKVVEHLTRYLKPGGHLMLGHSESIQWTPNPLRSLGHTMFQLPE; encoded by the coding sequence ATGTCGGTCGGAATTCAAACAATCTCAGAAGACGACTTTCAGGCGTTTCAGCACCTGATCTATACCGAGACCGGGATTGCGCTCAACGATTCGAAGCGTTGCTTGCTCTCATCGCGACTCGCCAAGCGGCTGCGGGCGCTCCGGCTTAACGACTACATCGAGTACTACGATTACATCCTGCAGCGCGACCCGAGCGGGACCGAGATGCAGGAGATGATCAACTGCATCACGACGAACAAGACCGACTTCCTGCGCGAACCGCACCACTTCGATTTTCTAACGTCGAACATTTTTCCGGCTGTTGCGCGGAAGGCCGCGACTGGCGGGCCGCGCAAATTGCGAATCTGGTGCGCTGCCTCGTCGAATGGGCATGAGCCTTACTCGCTGGCGATGACGGTGCGAGAATTCTCGGCGTTCGATGCGTCGTGGGACGTGAAGTTGCTCGCTTCCGACATTGACACCAACGTCCTCGCTCATGCCGAGCAGGGTGTATTCGACGCCGAGGATTTGGCGCCTGTCGGCGATCTACGCACTCGGCGTTATTTCGATCGCGGTACTGGTTCGTTCGCCGGCAAAGTGCGTGCGAAGCGAACCTTGCGCGATCTGCTGACATTCCGACAGATCAACCTGATCGAGGATTCCTGGCAAATCAACGCCAAGTTCGACGTCATTTTCTGCCGCAACGTGATGATCTATTTCGACCTGCCGACCCAGCGCAAAGTCGTCGAACACCTCACGCGTTACCTGAAGCCGGGCGGGCACCTGATGTTGGGCCACTCGGAAAGCATTCAGTGGACGCCAAACCCGCTGCGCTCGCTGGGCCACACCATGTTTCAACTTCCTGAGTAG
- a CDS encoding response regulator transcription factor: MQLPPTMDVWVVDDDASILESLDAAFIRAGWATLAFGSVSAFKEQLETSSPGCIVADLHIGEASGMDLIRHVHEVAWPAPAVLISGHLTPTLTVKAMRQGAITVVEKPFSIEELCSEVELARIRGLEMLKAFYHRDAAREAIGALPDGHRAVLRELVDCRPHKQIATRVDISLRTVEKRKKEIFERLNVGTFTELLNLLQLADVSFLSTELQLQKGA, translated from the coding sequence ATGCAGCTGCCTCCGACGATGGACGTGTGGGTCGTTGACGACGACGCGTCAATTCTCGAGTCCCTGGATGCGGCTTTCATCCGAGCCGGTTGGGCGACGCTGGCGTTTGGAAGCGTCAGTGCGTTCAAGGAGCAGCTCGAAACCTCTTCGCCCGGCTGCATCGTCGCCGATCTTCACATTGGCGAAGCTAGCGGCATGGACCTGATCCGCCATGTGCATGAAGTCGCGTGGCCGGCGCCAGCAGTCCTGATCTCCGGCCACCTGACGCCGACGCTCACGGTCAAGGCGATGCGGCAAGGTGCAATCACCGTGGTCGAGAAGCCATTCAGCATCGAAGAGCTCTGCAGCGAGGTGGAGCTCGCACGCATTCGCGGGTTGGAGATGCTCAAAGCGTTCTATCACCGCGATGCGGCTCGCGAGGCGATTGGCGCCCTGCCCGACGGGCACCGCGCCGTCCTGCGGGAACTCGTCGACTGCCGCCCTCACAAGCAAATCGCCACCCGCGTCGATATTTCACTGCGGACGGTCGAAAAGCGGAAGAAGGAGATTTTTGAGCGACTGAACGTCGGGACGTTCACCGAGTTGCTGAATCTGCTCCAGCTGGCGGATGTTTCGTTTCTGTCGACAGAACTGCAACTGCAAAAGGGCGCGTAG
- a CDS encoding HD domain-containing protein: MPNSKLRQQIAWEAARLMYERQESEYFRAKRKAAERLGHGWTKPADLPSNAEIRDQVQMLARVHEGASRTDRLRDMRLSALAMMERLERFRPRLIGSVLTGHVRQGSDVDIHLFADSVEGVGHILEQHGLPYEVERKLVRKHDESRTYTHIHVDAEFTFELTIYSTKEAHFVFKSSITGKPIEKASIAELREFLAAEYPDVDLDEALDAAREQVDRFQVYQALLLPLENVKQNLKYHPEGDALYHSLQVFDRARNELPYDEEFLLAALLHDIGKAIDPHDHVAAGLEALEDFIPERTRWLIEHHMLAHGIADQTIGHRAHKRLRESEHYDDLILLGKCDRGGRKPGVIASELEEAIEYLRELDRMCS; the protein is encoded by the coding sequence ATGCCAAACTCCAAGCTGCGACAGCAGATCGCTTGGGAAGCCGCGCGCCTCATGTACGAGCGGCAAGAATCTGAGTACTTTCGTGCCAAACGCAAAGCGGCAGAGCGACTCGGCCACGGCTGGACGAAGCCGGCCGACTTGCCGTCGAACGCCGAGATCCGTGACCAGGTGCAAATGCTCGCCCGGGTTCATGAAGGGGCGTCGCGCACCGATCGGCTGCGTGACATGCGACTCTCGGCGCTCGCGATGATGGAGCGGCTCGAACGATTCCGGCCGCGGCTAATCGGCAGCGTCCTTACAGGGCACGTGCGCCAAGGGTCGGACGTTGATATTCATCTGTTCGCCGATTCAGTCGAGGGCGTGGGGCATATCCTCGAACAGCATGGCCTCCCCTACGAGGTCGAGCGCAAGCTCGTCCGCAAGCATGATGAGTCGCGCACCTACACGCACATTCACGTCGACGCGGAGTTTACGTTCGAACTGACGATCTACTCGACGAAGGAAGCTCACTTTGTGTTCAAGAGCTCGATCACCGGCAAGCCGATCGAGAAGGCGAGCATCGCGGAACTGCGCGAGTTCCTGGCGGCGGAGTATCCCGACGTCGACCTCGACGAAGCGCTCGACGCGGCTCGCGAACAGGTTGATCGCTTTCAGGTTTATCAGGCGTTGCTCTTGCCGCTCGAAAACGTCAAGCAGAATCTCAAGTATCATCCAGAAGGCGATGCCCTCTACCATAGCCTGCAGGTCTTCGATCGTGCCCGCAACGAATTGCCCTACGATGAGGAGTTTCTGCTGGCGGCGCTGCTACACGACATTGGTAAGGCGATCGACCCGCACGACCACGTGGCAGCGGGACTCGAAGCGCTCGAAGATTTCATCCCGGAACGGACGCGATGGCTGATCGAGCATCACATGCTCGCGCACGGCATTGCCGATCAGACGATTGGCCATCGGGCCCACAAGCGTCTGCGAGAGAGCGAGCACTACGACGATTTGATCCTGCTGGGCAAGTGCGATCGCGGCGGCAGGAAGCCGGGCGTCATTGCTTCCGAGTTGGAAGAGGCGATTGAGTACCTGAGGGAACTCGACCGCATGTGCAGTTAA
- a CDS encoding chemotaxis protein CheX, giving the protein MKAEYINPFVSAAAEVFSTMLQCELTRGKLTIGNGAQPTMDISGIIGLSGRATGTVVLSLDRAVALSATEILLSQKCTTIDGDVIDAVGELTNMVAGRAKAGLEHLAMSLALPTVITGKNHVISFGSATQTLAIPFTCEWGGLVLEVGLVEEAEVAPAELAAASMA; this is encoded by the coding sequence TTGAAAGCCGAGTATATCAACCCGTTCGTCTCCGCGGCGGCAGAAGTCTTTAGCACGATGCTTCAATGCGAACTGACGCGCGGCAAGCTGACCATCGGCAACGGCGCTCAGCCGACGATGGATATTAGCGGCATCATCGGTTTGTCGGGTCGCGCTACAGGCACGGTGGTGTTGAGCCTCGACCGCGCCGTCGCGCTTTCGGCGACGGAGATCTTGCTCAGCCAGAAGTGCACGACGATCGACGGCGACGTCATTGACGCCGTTGGCGAGTTGACCAACATGGTGGCTGGCCGCGCGAAAGCTGGGCTGGAACACCTGGCCATGTCGCTTGCCTTGCCGACCGTGATCACTGGCAAGAATCACGTCATCAGCTTCGGTTCGGCGACCCAAACGCTGGCGATCCCCTTCACGTGCGAGTGGGGCGGGCTGGTCTTGGAAGTTGGGCTCGTGGAAGAAGCAGAGGTCGCTCCCGCGGAACTCGCTGCCGCATCGATGGCGTAA
- a CDS encoding response regulator: protein MKVLVADDSGVMRKIIIRALNACGVTEIVEAGDGAEAIAKFAETSVDLVMTDWNMPNKTGLDVVKEIRATGSTVPIFMITTEAEMSRVKEAIAAGVNDYLAKPFENDLLRQKIDKFVCV, encoded by the coding sequence ATGAAAGTGCTTGTTGCCGACGACTCGGGCGTCATGCGTAAGATTATCATCCGCGCTCTCAACGCTTGCGGCGTGACGGAAATCGTCGAAGCCGGCGACGGGGCCGAGGCGATCGCCAAGTTTGCCGAAACGAGCGTCGATCTGGTCATGACCGACTGGAACATGCCGAACAAGACCGGCCTCGATGTCGTGAAGGAAATTCGCGCTACCGGTTCGACCGTGCCGATTTTCATGATCACCACCGAAGCCGAAATGAGCCGCGTCAAGGAAGCGATCGCCGCCGGCGTCAACGACTACCTGGCGAAGCCGTTCGAAAACGACTTGCTGCGTCAGAAGATCGACAAGTTCGTTTGCGTCTAA
- a CDS encoding carbohydrate porin — translation MEIAPLRARGFLLAACAAAIAGLGSFASNACAQSRHVRVAGRLVPEQASVAPRETNSRAAEPMRRTADVVHRDPSAQSPADSITHPESRDLSALSEPPATEREEEKEEEAVANDEPGDEALDGLLGPFLVREYGGVTGEYIYTGEVFMNARGGIATAHSPHYRGNLDLVVQIDTAKQQFWDGGRFFIYGQSTHGKSISEDYVGDYQLLSNFDPWPKTEIAQVSEYWYRQDFGDGNLGFKAGKQDANADFAFADLGGDFINSSFGQIPTVPLPTFPNPGLGLACFCHLHEHALISGGIYDGLPDGGQWGFSGLGDNGCFSITQLELRQPEEFGNGLPGTIRLGFWYHSGNPEEIVADPHPRLLGDNYGAWATVDKMLINETGEDGDEQGLGAFAQFGWAPQDRNQVDQHYAGGILYRGPIDGRDLDVVGLGVTNVLYGTPSRRIFGTTYETATEVFYKAYLTDFTALQFDLQYITNPGGVYPDSIAPGVRFEVVL, via the coding sequence ATGGAGATCGCTCCCCTGCGCGCACGCGGCTTCTTGCTAGCAGCTTGCGCGGCGGCGATCGCCGGCCTGGGGAGTTTCGCATCGAATGCGTGCGCTCAATCGCGGCACGTGCGCGTCGCCGGCCGATTGGTTCCTGAACAAGCTAGCGTAGCGCCGCGCGAGACGAACAGCCGCGCCGCCGAACCAATGCGGCGTACCGCCGACGTAGTCCATCGCGACCCGTCGGCTCAATCGCCGGCCGACTCCATCACACATCCCGAGTCGCGCGACCTCTCTGCTCTCAGCGAACCGCCGGCAACCGAGCGCGAGGAAGAAAAGGAGGAAGAGGCCGTCGCTAATGACGAGCCAGGAGACGAGGCCCTCGACGGCCTCCTCGGCCCTTTCCTTGTGCGCGAGTATGGCGGCGTCACCGGCGAGTACATCTACACCGGCGAAGTCTTCATGAACGCCCGCGGCGGCATCGCGACGGCGCACTCGCCCCATTACCGAGGAAACCTGGACCTCGTTGTGCAGATTGACACGGCCAAGCAGCAGTTCTGGGACGGCGGCCGCTTCTTCATCTATGGGCAATCGACGCACGGCAAGTCGATTTCGGAAGATTACGTGGGCGACTACCAGCTGTTGAGCAATTTCGATCCCTGGCCGAAGACGGAAATCGCCCAGGTTTCGGAGTACTGGTACCGCCAAGATTTTGGCGACGGTAATCTCGGCTTCAAAGCCGGCAAGCAAGACGCGAACGCCGACTTCGCCTTCGCCGATCTCGGCGGCGACTTCATTAATTCGTCATTCGGGCAGATTCCGACGGTGCCGCTGCCGACGTTCCCCAACCCGGGTCTCGGCCTGGCTTGCTTCTGCCATCTGCACGAGCACGCCCTCATCAGCGGCGGCATCTACGATGGCCTCCCCGACGGCGGACAATGGGGATTCAGCGGACTTGGCGATAACGGCTGCTTCTCAATAACTCAACTTGAGCTCCGCCAACCAGAAGAGTTCGGCAACGGCCTGCCAGGAACCATTCGGCTCGGTTTTTGGTATCACTCCGGCAACCCGGAAGAAATCGTCGCCGATCCGCACCCGCGACTCCTCGGCGACAACTACGGCGCTTGGGCGACCGTCGACAAAATGCTCATCAACGAAACAGGCGAAGACGGCGACGAGCAAGGCCTCGGCGCCTTCGCCCAATTCGGTTGGGCGCCTCAGGACCGCAACCAGGTTGACCAACACTACGCCGGGGGCATCCTCTACCGCGGCCCAATTGACGGCCGAGACCTCGACGTCGTCGGCCTCGGCGTCACGAACGTCCTCTACGGCACGCCAAGCCGCCGGATTTTCGGCACAACGTACGAAACCGCCACGGAAGTCTTCTACAAGGCGTACCTCACAGACTTCACCGCACTGCAGTTCGACCTGCAGTACATCACGAACCCAGGGGGCGTGTACCCCGACTCCATTGCACCGGGAGTGCGGTTTGAAGTGGTGCTGTAG
- a CDS encoding response regulator, whose amino-acid sequence MAHRILIVDDSPSIRRMIAQALSAEGYDVAACSSGAEAIGEANRERVDVVVTDLNMPEVDGLELTRQLRKLPHTASCPILILTTETSPSRKEDAKQAGANGWILKPFQEETLVRAIRSVCQRSGATA is encoded by the coding sequence ATGGCCCATCGAATTCTGATCGTCGACGACTCGCCGTCGATCCGTCGCATGATCGCGCAAGCCCTCTCTGCAGAGGGGTATGACGTTGCGGCATGCAGTTCCGGAGCCGAGGCGATCGGTGAAGCGAACCGGGAACGCGTCGACGTCGTCGTCACGGACCTTAACATGCCCGAAGTCGACGGGCTGGAGCTGACTCGCCAGTTGCGGAAGCTCCCCCACACCGCATCCTGCCCCATTTTAATTCTGACGACCGAAACGTCCCCTTCTCGCAAGGAAGACGCTAAACAGGCCGGGGCCAACGGTTGGATCCTGAAGCCGTTCCAAGAAGAGACGCTTGTCCGCGCCATTCGCAGCGTTTGCCAACGCTCGGGAGCAACCGCATGA